One genomic region from Colletes latitarsis isolate SP2378_abdomen chromosome 10, iyColLati1, whole genome shotgun sequence encodes:
- the LOC143346409 gene encoding venom protease isoform X1 produces the protein MTMLSPSSLLVVFLLSALLLLTVPHSALDEGDACTVDNASGICTQLQNCPSVYEDLLKGHSPRGHCGYVNFEPIVCCPKIESTTTTRRTISKTTTTTTTTTTTSTSTTTRRPFTGIGGVARSKCQEYAQSVYAIVTPPILSIRPTPVNITLCALTSHKLIVGGKKADPKEFPHMAAIGYNTSDGTIRWFCGGTLISERFVLTAAHCLYNTNWGSASWVRVGDLNLERTDDDAKPEDIRIVDRIKHPMYKRPSEYHDIALVKLEKDVKFDAWKRPSCLPYSLLDNAGEDKATATGWGLVDWTDDEASNDLLKVTISLVPQPVCNLSFTSDSKLERGIVDEWQICAGDLGKDTCQGDSGGPLAIRNKDYHCMYSVIGITSVGRICGSSSPGVYTRVYNYLPWIESTVWPNS, from the exons ATGACAATGTTGTCACCGTCATCTTTGTTGGTGGTGTTTTTGTTGTCGGCTCTGTTGCTTTTAACTGTGCCCCATAGCGCTCTGGATGAAG GTGACGCGTGCACCGTCGACAACGCATCCGGCATTTGCACGCAGTTGCAAAACTGCCCATCGGTTTACGAGGACTTACTAAAAGGACACAGTCCACGCGGACACTGTGGATATGTAAATTTTGAGCCAATCGTATGTTGTCCAAAAATCGAATCTACTACAACCACACGTAGAACTATAAGCAAAAcaacaacgacgacgacgacgacgacgacaactAGTACTTCTACTACAACGCGTAGGCCCTTTACAGGCATAGGTGGCGTAGCGAGATCAA AATGCCAAGAATACGCTCAATCAGTGTACGCAATTGTAACCCCACCTATCTTGTCGATCCGTCCAACGCCCGTAAATATAACCTTGTGTGCACTTACAAGTCACAAGCTTATTGTCGGTGGTAAAAAAGCCGACCCGAAAGAGTTTCCACACATGGCTGCGATTGGTTACAATACCAGTGACGGAACCATTAGGTGGTTCTGTGGCGGCACTTTGATTTCGGAGAGATTCGTCTTGACTGCAGCACACTGTCTTTACAATACCAACTG GGGAAGCGCAAGTTGGGTGCGTGTAGGTGACTTAAATCTcgagagaacggacgacgacgcaAAACCAGAAGACATAAGAATCGTCGATAGAATAAAACATCCCATGTACAAACGTCCATCCGAGTATCACGATATCGCACTCGTCAAATTGGAAAAAGACGTGAAATTTGACGCGTGGAAAAGGCCCAGTTGTTTACCGTATTCCTTGCTAGATAACGCTGGCGAGGATAAGGCAACTGCAACCGGATGGGGGCTAGTTGACTGGA CCGACGACGAGGCCTCGAATGATTTGTTAAAAGTCACGATCAGCTTGGTGCCTCAACCAGTGTGCAATTTAAGCTTCACTTCTGATAGTAAACTCGAACGTGGCATCGTCGACGAATGGCAAATTTGTGCCGGTGATTTGGGAAAAGACACATGCCAG GGTGACAGCGGCGGACCACTGGCTATCCGAAACAAAGATTATCACTGCATGTACAGCGTAATTGGTATAACAAGTGTAGGAAGAATTTGCGGTAGCAGTTCTCCCGGTGTATATACTCGTGTTTATAATTACCTTCCGTGGATAGAAAGTACCGTTTGGCCAAACTCGTGA
- the LOC143346409 gene encoding venom protease isoform X2 — protein sequence MYIQSRNYCKRLSASISVIQKHRMLFINGDACTVDNASGICTQLQNCPSVYEDLLKGHSPRGHCGYVNFEPIVCCPKIESTTTTRRTISKTTTTTTTTTTTSTSTTTRRPFTGIGGVARSKCQEYAQSVYAIVTPPILSIRPTPVNITLCALTSHKLIVGGKKADPKEFPHMAAIGYNTSDGTIRWFCGGTLISERFVLTAAHCLYNTNWGSASWVRVGDLNLERTDDDAKPEDIRIVDRIKHPMYKRPSEYHDIALVKLEKDVKFDAWKRPSCLPYSLLDNAGEDKATATGWGLVDWTDDEASNDLLKVTISLVPQPVCNLSFTSDSKLERGIVDEWQICAGDLGKDTCQGDSGGPLAIRNKDYHCMYSVIGITSVGRICGSSSPGVYTRVYNYLPWIESTVWPNS from the exons ATGTATATTCAATCGCGCAATTATTGCAAACGCCTTTCGGCATCGATATCCGTAATTCAGAAACACAGGATGCTATTTATCAATG GTGACGCGTGCACCGTCGACAACGCATCCGGCATTTGCACGCAGTTGCAAAACTGCCCATCGGTTTACGAGGACTTACTAAAAGGACACAGTCCACGCGGACACTGTGGATATGTAAATTTTGAGCCAATCGTATGTTGTCCAAAAATCGAATCTACTACAACCACACGTAGAACTATAAGCAAAAcaacaacgacgacgacgacgacgacgacaactAGTACTTCTACTACAACGCGTAGGCCCTTTACAGGCATAGGTGGCGTAGCGAGATCAA AATGCCAAGAATACGCTCAATCAGTGTACGCAATTGTAACCCCACCTATCTTGTCGATCCGTCCAACGCCCGTAAATATAACCTTGTGTGCACTTACAAGTCACAAGCTTATTGTCGGTGGTAAAAAAGCCGACCCGAAAGAGTTTCCACACATGGCTGCGATTGGTTACAATACCAGTGACGGAACCATTAGGTGGTTCTGTGGCGGCACTTTGATTTCGGAGAGATTCGTCTTGACTGCAGCACACTGTCTTTACAATACCAACTG GGGAAGCGCAAGTTGGGTGCGTGTAGGTGACTTAAATCTcgagagaacggacgacgacgcaAAACCAGAAGACATAAGAATCGTCGATAGAATAAAACATCCCATGTACAAACGTCCATCCGAGTATCACGATATCGCACTCGTCAAATTGGAAAAAGACGTGAAATTTGACGCGTGGAAAAGGCCCAGTTGTTTACCGTATTCCTTGCTAGATAACGCTGGCGAGGATAAGGCAACTGCAACCGGATGGGGGCTAGTTGACTGGA CCGACGACGAGGCCTCGAATGATTTGTTAAAAGTCACGATCAGCTTGGTGCCTCAACCAGTGTGCAATTTAAGCTTCACTTCTGATAGTAAACTCGAACGTGGCATCGTCGACGAATGGCAAATTTGTGCCGGTGATTTGGGAAAAGACACATGCCAG GGTGACAGCGGCGGACCACTGGCTATCCGAAACAAAGATTATCACTGCATGTACAGCGTAATTGGTATAACAAGTGTAGGAAGAATTTGCGGTAGCAGTTCTCCCGGTGTATATACTCGTGTTTATAATTACCTTCCGTGGATAGAAAGTACCGTTTGGCCAAACTCGTGA
- the LOC143346409 gene encoding venom protease isoform X3: MLFINGDACTVDNASGICTQLQNCPSVYEDLLKGHSPRGHCGYVNFEPIVCCPKIESTTTTRRTISKTTTTTTTTTTTSTSTTTRRPFTGIGGVARSKCQEYAQSVYAIVTPPILSIRPTPVNITLCALTSHKLIVGGKKADPKEFPHMAAIGYNTSDGTIRWFCGGTLISERFVLTAAHCLYNTNWGSASWVRVGDLNLERTDDDAKPEDIRIVDRIKHPMYKRPSEYHDIALVKLEKDVKFDAWKRPSCLPYSLLDNAGEDKATATGWGLVDWTDDEASNDLLKVTISLVPQPVCNLSFTSDSKLERGIVDEWQICAGDLGKDTCQGDSGGPLAIRNKDYHCMYSVIGITSVGRICGSSSPGVYTRVYNYLPWIESTVWPNS; encoded by the exons ATGCTATTTATCAATG GTGACGCGTGCACCGTCGACAACGCATCCGGCATTTGCACGCAGTTGCAAAACTGCCCATCGGTTTACGAGGACTTACTAAAAGGACACAGTCCACGCGGACACTGTGGATATGTAAATTTTGAGCCAATCGTATGTTGTCCAAAAATCGAATCTACTACAACCACACGTAGAACTATAAGCAAAAcaacaacgacgacgacgacgacgacgacaactAGTACTTCTACTACAACGCGTAGGCCCTTTACAGGCATAGGTGGCGTAGCGAGATCAA AATGCCAAGAATACGCTCAATCAGTGTACGCAATTGTAACCCCACCTATCTTGTCGATCCGTCCAACGCCCGTAAATATAACCTTGTGTGCACTTACAAGTCACAAGCTTATTGTCGGTGGTAAAAAAGCCGACCCGAAAGAGTTTCCACACATGGCTGCGATTGGTTACAATACCAGTGACGGAACCATTAGGTGGTTCTGTGGCGGCACTTTGATTTCGGAGAGATTCGTCTTGACTGCAGCACACTGTCTTTACAATACCAACTG GGGAAGCGCAAGTTGGGTGCGTGTAGGTGACTTAAATCTcgagagaacggacgacgacgcaAAACCAGAAGACATAAGAATCGTCGATAGAATAAAACATCCCATGTACAAACGTCCATCCGAGTATCACGATATCGCACTCGTCAAATTGGAAAAAGACGTGAAATTTGACGCGTGGAAAAGGCCCAGTTGTTTACCGTATTCCTTGCTAGATAACGCTGGCGAGGATAAGGCAACTGCAACCGGATGGGGGCTAGTTGACTGGA CCGACGACGAGGCCTCGAATGATTTGTTAAAAGTCACGATCAGCTTGGTGCCTCAACCAGTGTGCAATTTAAGCTTCACTTCTGATAGTAAACTCGAACGTGGCATCGTCGACGAATGGCAAATTTGTGCCGGTGATTTGGGAAAAGACACATGCCAG GGTGACAGCGGCGGACCACTGGCTATCCGAAACAAAGATTATCACTGCATGTACAGCGTAATTGGTATAACAAGTGTAGGAAGAATTTGCGGTAGCAGTTCTCCCGGTGTATATACTCGTGTTTATAATTACCTTCCGTGGATAGAAAGTACCGTTTGGCCAAACTCGTGA
- the Scgbeta gene encoding sarcoglycan beta: MSAILDTCGNGAGSPSISKAEDNLSNSDGPLIKSCVRRNSCNSVHASSENVNRALTVASHAMSTPNEKSTKRRYCLWTLTFILSIIGLCNLFLNITVIAVLRISQGMEAMEVIPDENLVKFYGKTDLDRVCLQSGVCQSYGDEPMEISGDEAGVQIDVNGRRSYEETLAKVTVLPNGTTMSRVESFEIKDPRTGITYFTTNFPNFGLPAGVQKIDVKIAETYRITSPVNESLTVNSDDQISIHGAEGATMESKDIVWSADTDIFLKSANGSIVLDAKDGVSIDVDNIPVAPMFPQNPTSHEQYKVCICMPQGKLFKVPVRTGTNTRSINCARVNRTPENDPCSR; this comes from the exons ATGTCGGCTATCCTCGACACGTGCGGAAATGGTGCCGGTTCTCCCTCGATATCAAAAGCCGAAGATAATTTGTCGAACAGCGATGGTCCGTTAATCAAAAGTTGCGTACGTCGGAATAGTTGCAACAGCGTTCATGCAAG TTCTGAAAACGTCAATCGAGCATTGACTGTCGCGTCGCACGCGATGTCAACGCCTAACGAGAAATCAACGAAACGACGTTATTGTCTGTGGACCTTAACGTTTATTCTATCGATAATAGGCCTGTGTAATCTTTTCCTCAACATCACGGTGATTGCCGTTTTACGAATCAGTCAAGGAATGGAAGCGATGGAAGTGATACCCGATGAAAATCTCGTCAAATTTTACGGAAAGACCGACTTAGACAGG GTATGTTTGCAATCGGGAGTTTGTCAGAGTTACGGTGACGAACCGATGGAAATCTCTGGAGACGAAGCGGGTGTGCAAATAGACGTGAATGGTCGGCGATCGTACGAGGAAACACTTGCGAAAGTAACAGTTTTACCAAATGGTACCACGATGTCTCGAGTGGAATCTTTCGAGATCAAAGATCCCAGAACTGGCATTACCTATTTCACCACCAATTTCCCGAATTTCGGCTTACCGGCGGGCGTACAAAAAATAGACGTGAAAATCGCGGAGACTTACAGGATAACATCGCCAGTTAACGAGAGTCTAACTGTAAATTCCGACGATCAGATTTCTATACATGGCGCAGAAGGCGCGACCATGGAAAGCAAAGATATCGTTTGGAGCGCGGACACTGACATATTTTTAAAGAGCGCCAACGGAAGCATCGTTCTCGACGCTAAAGATGGTGTTTCTATAGACGTCGATAATATACCTGTCGCGCCGATGTTCCCGCAAAATCCAACTAGTCACGAACAGTACAAAGTTTGCATCTGCATGCCACAGGGAAAACTGTTTAAAGTACCAGTTCGTACAGGCACAAACACCCGATCGATAAACTGTGCTCGCGTTAACAGGACTCCAGAAAATGATCCTTGTTCACGATAA
- the LOC143346410 gene encoding interleukin enhancer-binding factor 2 homolog: MVRGGRGGMLRGGRGGMGRGMGFPRKQFLPRLPFDYTLCEAAFPRVKPAPDESDFHMALLKKNTDMYPTPKEQTSILNLVTKLQSVLDNLLVTPGSFEACQLEEVRQVGSFKKGTMIKGHNVADIVVILKTLPTKTAVEALGTKVNNDLKAVNQKEVFRLTQTERGFDIANNEATVRVLITTLHQNLRKLESDQHLDVKICQGHLAAIRHSRWFEENAHHSSIKVLIRLLRDLRSRFEGLEPLSPWMLDLLAHSAIMNNPSRQALPINQAYKRVLQLLASGLFLPGSAGISDPCEGGNIRVHTAMTLEQQDLVCLTAQTLLRILAHGGYRPLLEGTNKLAVEMSVWAGGVVASPLDKAYEPPTEQEQQEDMEESNEDMITESA; encoded by the exons ATGGTACGAGGTGGTCGAGGTGGAATGCTCAGGGGTGGTAGAGGCGGTATGGGACGTGGAATGGGATTCCCTAGGAAACAGTTCCTTCCTCGTCTTCCATTTGATTACACATTATGCGAAGCTGCTTTTCCACGTGTCAAACCGGCTCCTGATGAATCAGACTTCCATATGGCTCTTTTGAAAAAGAACACAGACATGTATCCTACTCCAAAAGAACAAACTTCCATTTTAAATCTTGTAACTAAGCTACAAAGTGTACTTGATAATTTACTTGTTACTCCAGGAAGTTTCGAAGCTTGT CAATTAGAGGAAGTAAGACAAGTTGGTAGCTTTAAAAAAGGAACAATGATAAAAGGGCACAATGTAGCTGATATTGTTGTAATTCTTAAAACATTGCCTACCAAGACAGCAGTGGAAGCGCTTGGTACAAAAGTTAACAACGACTTAAAGGCTGTTAATCAGAAAGAAGTTTTTAGACTTACTCAAACAGAGCGAGGTTTTGATATCGCTAATAACGAAGCTACAGTGCGAGTTTTGATCACTACGTTGCACCAAAATCTACGTAAATTAGAGTCAGATCAACATTTAGATGTAAAGATATGCCAAGGTCATCTTGCCGCGATTAGACATTCCCGCTGGTTCGAAGAAAATGCACATCATTCCAGTATAAAGGTTTTAATAAGACTACTCAGAGACTTGAGAAGCAGATTCGAAGGTCTAGAACCCTTATCTCCGTGGATGCTAGATCTGTTGGCACATAGTGCTATCATGAATAATCCTAGTAGACAAGCATTGCCAATAAACCAAGCATATAAGCGAGTGCTTCAATTACTTGCTTCTGGACTTTTCCTTCCAGGATCTGCCG GTATTTCTGATCCATGCGAGGGTGGTAATATACGTGTACATACTGCTATGACCTTGGAACAACAAGATTTGGTATGCCTCACAGCTCAAACATTGTTACGTATATTGGCCCACGGAGGATACAGACCATTACTCGAGGGTACTAATAAACTCGCTGTAGAAATGAGCGTATGGGCAGGTGGTGTAGTTGCTAGTCCCTTAGACAAGGCGTACGAACCTCCTACAGAACAAGAGCAACAAGAAGATATGGAAGAGAGTAACGAAGATATGATAACAGAAAGTgcttaa